Proteins from one Cryptomeria japonica chromosome 4, Sugi_1.0, whole genome shotgun sequence genomic window:
- the LOC131875280 gene encoding inorganic phosphate transporter 1-2-like yields the protein MPTISSIPPVSNLLGNIYYNDGMPIHVKALVNGIALWGALAGQLFFGWLGDRMGRERAYGFTPSLMVASSIASGFSIGRSPEAVIGSLCFFRFWLGFRICGDYPLSATMMAEYANTTTRGAFIAAVFGMQGLGILAGSAVAVIVSARMKSAVGDKPTFGQKDVVWRIILTLGAVPAGFSYYRRLKMPETTRYTALDARNARQAAVDMSRVLNLDIDEDEADVLGTHSWPPPSGLFSMAFVKRHGLELLGTASTWFFVDIAFYRGNPFQSDIYHNIKWLRCQYTNPLDDIFRFSTVQAMITLCGTLPGYIFTILLIDRLGVVIGKAGHGFFCLPHGMREGHPLALECHLVWTLPAHSAWWSATSVVTPHVGGTLHPRVGGPPPHAQTKLWCSPFCARNTQCRPAMKGYKEK from the exons ATGCCTACGATCTCTTCTATCCCGCCTGTTTCCAATCTACTGGGAAATATCTATTATAATGATGGGATGCCCATTCATGTGAAAGCCCTCGTTAATGGAATTGCTCTATGGGGGGCATTGGCAGGGCAACTCTTTTTCGGTTGGCTTGGAGACAGAATGGGACGAGAGAGAGCCTACGGATTCACTCCAAGTTTGATGGTCGCGAGTTCGATCGCTTCTGGCTTCTCCATCGGCAGATCACCAGAAGCTGTAATTGGCAGTCTATGCTTCTTCAGGTTCTGGTTAGGGTTTCGTATTTGCGGGGATTATCCTTTGTCTGCGACAATGATGGCCGAATACGCAAATACCACAACCAGAGGAGCTTTCATAGCTGCGGTATTTGGAATGCAGGGTCTTGGAATTCTTGCGGGTAGTGCAGTGGCCGTAATTGTGTCGGCTAGGATGAAGTCGGCAGTGGGCGATAAGCCGACATTCGGGCAGAAGGACGTGGTGTGGAGAATAATCTTAACGCTAGGAGCCGTTCCCGCAGGTTTTAGTTATTACAGGCGGTTGAAAATGCCCGAGACCACCCGCTACACAGCTTTGGATGCCAGAAACGCCAGGCAAGCAGCAGTGGATATGTCGAGAGTTCTTAATCTGGACATTGATGAAGATGAGGCGGATGTTTTAGGCACTCACAGTTGGCCGCCGCCGTCCGGATTGTTTTCCATGGCTTTCGTGAAGCGGCACGGGCTAGAGTTGCTAGGCACGGCATCCACTTGGTTCTTCGTGGATATTGCATTCTACCGTGGGAATCCATTTCAGAGCGATATATATCATAATATCAAATGGTTGAGGTGTCAATATACGAATCCATTAGATGATATTTTTCGTTTTTCAACGGTACAGGCAATGATTACATTGTGTGGGACTCTGCCGGGCTACATATTTACCATTCTTCTGATAGATCGTCTCG GCGTGGTGATTGGCAAGGCTGGGCATGGATTTTTTTGTTTACCCCACGGTATGAGAGAGGGCCACCCCCTTGCGTTGGAGTGCCACCTTGTGTGGACACTTCCCGCCCATTCTGCGTGGTGGAGTGCCACCAGCGTGGTTACACCCCACGTAGGTGGGACTCTCCACCCACGCGTGGGAGGACCACCTCCCCATGCCCAAACAAAACTATGGTGCTCTCCATTCTGTGCTAGGAATACACAGTGCCGCCCAGCCATGAAAGGATATAAGGAAAAGTGA